The following proteins are co-located in the Salvia splendens isolate huo1 unplaced genomic scaffold, SspV2 ctg1169, whole genome shotgun sequence genome:
- the LOC121788873 gene encoding uncharacterized protein LOC121788873 isoform X3, translated as MIDTGSNGSGGRVKPEVVISTLKDDGDFDRLRRKTIRKLKDDEELRSNIISMVKQSAALSRPGVESMKPRQLSDAIHQEIGAKLMNQISDGLWNIIKSADGMQSEIKETVRSVYDKLSNPGGKDNGAFAASDTLSDEDLNEPIGFALRRKKKKKNQMNNVDRPNRRKRKAIKAKVGDSWQLDELEEPDNLDYDAPPGFSSVLEHKHSGDASYEDPDVPPGFG; from the exons ATGATAGACACGGGCTCCAACGGCAGCGGCGGCCGTGTCAAACCCGAAGTTGTCATTTCGACCCTCAAAGACGACGGTGATTTTGATCGCCTTCGTCGAAAAACCATCCGTAAACTGAAGGACGAT GAAGAATTGCGAAGCAATATTATATCAATGGTTAAACAATCAGCAGCACTAAGTCGTCCAGGGGTGGAGTCTATGAAACCACGTCAGCTTTCTGATGCAATACACCAAGAAATTGG GGCCAAGCTGATGAACCAAATATCTGATGGTTTGTGGAATATAATTAAATCTGCTGATGGCATGCAGTCTGAAATAAAAGAAACTGTACGGTCAGTATATGATAAACTATCAAATCCTGGAGGCAAGGACAATG GCGCTTTTGCGGCTAGTGATACACTTTCAGATGAAGACTTGAATGAACCAATAGGATTTGCTCTGAggcggaagaagaagaagaaaaaccaAATGAACAATGTTGATAGGCCAAATCGTCGTAAACGAAAAGCAATAAAAGCAAAAGTGGGAGACAGCTGGCAGCTGGATGAATTAGAAGAGCCTGACAATTTGGATTACGATGCTCCACCTGGATTTTCTTCTGTGCTCGAGCATAAGCATTCAGGAGATGCTAGCTATGAAGATCCTGATGTGCCTCCTGGATTTGGATGA
- the LOC121788873 gene encoding uncharacterized protein LOC121788873 isoform X2, with protein MIDTGSNGSGGRVKPEVVISTLKDDGDFDRLRRKTIRKLKDDEELRSNIISMVKQSAALSRPGVESMKPRQLSDAIHQEIGAKLMNQISDGLWNIIKSADGMQSEIKETVRSVYDKLSNPGGKDNESRDAAGAFAASDTLSDEDLNEPIGFALRRKKKKKNQMNNVDRPNRRKRKAIKAKVGDSWQLDELEEPDNLDYDAPPGFSSVLEHKHSGDASYEDPDVPPGFG; from the exons ATGATAGACACGGGCTCCAACGGCAGCGGCGGCCGTGTCAAACCCGAAGTTGTCATTTCGACCCTCAAAGACGACGGTGATTTTGATCGCCTTCGTCGAAAAACCATCCGTAAACTGAAGGACGAT GAAGAATTGCGAAGCAATATTATATCAATGGTTAAACAATCAGCAGCACTAAGTCGTCCAGGGGTGGAGTCTATGAAACCACGTCAGCTTTCTGATGCAATACACCAAGAAATTGG GGCCAAGCTGATGAACCAAATATCTGATGGTTTGTGGAATATAATTAAATCTGCTGATGGCATGCAGTCTGAAATAAAAGAAACTGTACGGTCAGTATATGATAAACTATCAAATCCTGGAGGCAAGGACAATG AATCTCGTGATGCTGCAGGCGCTTTTGCGGCTAGTGATACACTTTCAGATGAAGACTTGAATGAACCAATAGGATTTGCTCTGAggcggaagaagaagaagaaaaaccaAATGAACAATGTTGATAGGCCAAATCGTCGTAAACGAAAAGCAATAAAAGCAAAAGTGGGAGACAGCTGGCAGCTGGATGAATTAGAAGAGCCTGACAATTTGGATTACGATGCTCCACCTGGATTTTCTTCTGTGCTCGAGCATAAGCATTCAGGAGATGCTAGCTATGAAGATCCTGATGTGCCTCCTGGATTTGGATGA
- the LOC121788873 gene encoding uncharacterized protein LOC121788873 isoform X1 — protein MIDTGSNGSGGRVKPEVVISTLKDDGDFDRLRRKTIRKLKDDEELRSNIISMVKQSAALSRPGVESMKPRQLSDAIHQEIGAKLMNQISDGLWNIIKSADGMQSEIKETVRSVYDKLSNPGGKDNGESSSRKDSSPGNKLESRDAAGAFAASDTLSDEDLNEPIGFALRRKKKKKNQMNNVDRPNRRKRKAIKAKVGDSWQLDELEEPDNLDYDAPPGFSSVLEHKHSGDASYEDPDVPPGFG, from the exons ATGATAGACACGGGCTCCAACGGCAGCGGCGGCCGTGTCAAACCCGAAGTTGTCATTTCGACCCTCAAAGACGACGGTGATTTTGATCGCCTTCGTCGAAAAACCATCCGTAAACTGAAGGACGAT GAAGAATTGCGAAGCAATATTATATCAATGGTTAAACAATCAGCAGCACTAAGTCGTCCAGGGGTGGAGTCTATGAAACCACGTCAGCTTTCTGATGCAATACACCAAGAAATTGG GGCCAAGCTGATGAACCAAATATCTGATGGTTTGTGGAATATAATTAAATCTGCTGATGGCATGCAGTCTGAAATAAAAGAAACTGTACGGTCAGTATATGATAAACTATCAAATCCTGGAGGCAAGGACAATGGTGAGTCCTCTTCTCGAAAGGATTCATCACCAGGCAATAAGCTAGAATCTCGTGATGCTGCAGGCGCTTTTGCGGCTAGTGATACACTTTCAGATGAAGACTTGAATGAACCAATAGGATTTGCTCTGAggcggaagaagaagaagaaaaaccaAATGAACAATGTTGATAGGCCAAATCGTCGTAAACGAAAAGCAATAAAAGCAAAAGTGGGAGACAGCTGGCAGCTGGATGAATTAGAAGAGCCTGACAATTTGGATTACGATGCTCCACCTGGATTTTCTTCTGTGCTCGAGCATAAGCATTCAGGAGATGCTAGCTATGAAGATCCTGATGTGCCTCCTGGATTTGGATGA